Proteins from one Setaria italica strain Yugu1 chromosome V, Setaria_italica_v2.0, whole genome shotgun sequence genomic window:
- the LOC101786862 gene encoding putative pentatricopeptide repeat-containing protein At3g15200, whose product MMPPPRLASAILAAACRFRKPIALRHTLGVFGSCTPAVRHNASEMLPFLGLPPCLHQSALPSGHLLGSLRFCHASASESSSEVHASEILRILKSTGSSDNADLGGALRQFAENMDEDVVLKVLQKQRSNWQAALAFFNWAAGLPGYTHGSRAYTEMLDILGRMKKVRLMRQLFDEIPNERWEVVVTNRMFAVLLNRYAGAHKVQEAIEVFYLRKDYGFELDLVGFQILLMSLCRYKHVEEAEVLFRKKKDEFPHVIKSWNIILNGWCVKGSMRDAQRIWNDIIASKVERDLFTYGTFIKALTKDGRIGSAVKLFNSMWEKGINPDVAICNCIIDQLCFKKRIPEALEIFGEMNDRRCQADVATYNTLIKYLCNIKRMEKVYELLDEMEAKGCSPNNRTYSYILKTTEKPKDVIALMQRMEQTGCKLDSDTYNLILNLYVDWKYEKGVHQIWDEMERNGSGPDQRSFTIMVHGLHSQGKLDEALQYYTTMKSRGLIPEPRTKILVKAIHMKKDGAVTEDQSANMTGKNLKLDPRSRLFHVHK is encoded by the exons ATGATGCCGCCGCCACGGCTGGCGtccgccatcctcgccgccgcctgcaggtTCAGAAAGCCCATCGCCC TTCGTCATACGCTGGGCGTTTTTGGGTCATGCACACCAGCTGTTCGACACAATGCCTCAGAGATGTTGCCATTCCTGGGCTTGCCACCATGCCTTCACCAGAGTGCCCTTCCAAGTGGGCACTTGCTTGGATCGCTGAGATTTTGCCATGCCAGCGCTTCGGAAAGTTCCAGCGAGGTCCATGCCAGTGAAATCCTGAGAATTCTCAAGTCCACCGGTAGCAGCGACAATGCTGATCTCGGTGGTGCTCTCCGTCAGTTTGCTGAAAACATGGATGAGGACGTTGTCCTCAAGGTTCTCCAGAAGCAGCGGTCCAACTGGCAGGCCGCGCTGGCGTTCTTCAACTGGGCGGCGGGGCTGCCCGGGTACACCCATGGGTCGAGGGCCTACACTGAGATGCTGGACATTCTCGGGCGGATGAAGAAGGTCAGGCTCATGAGGCAGCTGTTTGATGAGATTCCCAACGAGCGGTGGGAGGTCGTGGTAACCAACAGGATGTTTGCCGTGCTGTTGAACAGGTATGCGGGTGCGCACAAGGTACAGGAGGCAATAGAGGTGTTCTACTTGAGGAAGGACTATGGGTTTGAACTCGACCTGGTTGGGTTCCAGATACTCCTGATGTCGCTGTGCCGATACAAGCATGTTGAGGAGGCGGAGGTTCTGTTCCGCAAGAAGAAAGATGAGTTCCCACATGTCATAAAGAGCTGGAACATCATACTTAATGGTTGGTGTGTCAAGGGAAGCATGAGAGACGCTCAAAGGATTTGGAATGATATCATTGCATCCAAGGTTGAACGGGACCTGTTCACCTATGGCACATTCATAAAAGCACTGACCAAAGATGGCAGAATTGGTTCCGCAGTGAAGCTGTTCAACAGCATGTGGGAGAAAGGCATTAATCCTGATGTGGCGATCTGCAACTGTATCATTGACCAGTTGTGCTTCAAGAAAAGGATTCCAGAAGCACTTGAGATTTTTGGTGAGATGAATGATCGTCGTTGTCAAGCAGATGTGGCTACCTACAATACTTTGATAAAATACTTATGCAATATAAAGAGGATGGAGAAAGTTTACGAGCTTTTGGACGAAATGGAAGCAAAGGGCTGCTCTCCAAACAATAGGACATACTCCTATATTCTGAAGACAACAGAGAAACCGAAAGATGTCATTGCTTTGATGCAGAGGATGGAGCAAACCGGTTGCAAATTGGATTCTGATACATATAACTTAATATTGAACCTTTATGTCGATTGGAAATATGAGAAGGGGGTGCACCAAATATGGGATGAGATGGAGAGGAATGGATCAGGCCCAGATCAACGATCATTTACTATTATGGTTCATGGTCTTCATTCCCAAGGAAAGCTTGATGAGGCTCTGCAATATTACACAACAATGAAGTCAAGAGGGTTGATCCCTGAACCAAGGACCAAGATACTGGTGAAAGCTATACATATGAAGAAAGATGGGGCTGTCACAGAAGATCAGTCTGCAAATATGACAGGGAAGAATCTAAAACTGGATCCACGATCTAGACTATTCCATGTTCATAAATAG
- the LOC101786065 gene encoding uncharacterized protein LOC101786065 → MRSRGSSDRLEALSLEIERKLQKVPTGARLLEIPARALFADIALKVDDRARDAIMSENDDGIAPLDEREDGWLCFYEILANHFVRVPESGRRILELIVQLWSQSFASNIFSLLLHKWLFEAPLDGKEIPLRYSSALVQGATNVFWIDIQTNTRHFLSLYHYLLEDVALVPDRLNKISLQAGRDLFLLLSRFMFFYDQDHLLSRFLEHFPTFPNSFLVGGPADYFVIDLTDQLQKLKIEPVLLHYLSRMSILQGLELRLSTSTRLKACLYSFTSPGGPTYPTRAVRHAAWNTLDLLFPIGRYPRHVISLFFRLLYPWYWPSSCWNFVMTCAMTVYYYILNLLVSTWESLRRPSHRRTHEE, encoded by the exons atgCGGAGCCGGGGCTCCTCCGACCGCCTCGAGGCGCTCTCCCTCGAGATCGAGCGCAAGCTGCAGAAGGTACCGACCGGGGCTCGCCTTTTGGAAATCCCTGCGCGGG CATTATTCGCAGATATTGCATTGAAGGTGGATGATCGTGCCCGAG ATGCGATTATGAGCGAGAATGATGATGGCATTGCTCCATTAGATGAACGAGAAGATGGTTGGCTGTGCTTCTATGAAATTCTTGCTAATCATTTTGTTAGAGTGCCTGAAAGTGGGAGGCGTATACTTGAGTTGATAGTGCAACTCTGGAGCCAGTCCTTCGCGTCCAACATATTTTCCCTTCTTCTCCACAAATGG TTGTTTGAAGCCCCTCTTGATGGAAAGGAAATACCACTAAGATACAGCTCTGCTCTTGTTCAAGGTGCTACAAATGTTTTTTG GATTGACATACAGACAAATACAAGACATTTTCTCTCCTTGTATCAT TATCTCCTTGAAGATGTTGCTCTAGTCCCTGACCGACTTAATAAAATATCATTACAG GCTGGTAGAGACCTTTTCCTTCTGCTCTCTAGATTCATGTTCTTCTATGATCAGG ATCATTTGCTCTCTCGTTTCCTAGAGCATTTTCCCACTTTTCCAAATTCTTTCTTGGTTGGTGGTCCAGCAGATTACTTTGTAATTGATCTCACAGATCAG CTTCAAAAGCTAAAAATTGAGCCAGTGCTACTGCACTACCTCTCCCGCATGAGCATACTTCAAG GGTTGGAACTGAGGTTGAGTACAAGCACCAGATTAAAGGCCTGCCTCTACAGCTTCACTTCTCCTGGTGGTCCTACGTACCCAACACGAGCGGTGCGGCATGCAGCCTGGAATACACTGGATTTGCTTTTCCCT ATTGGTCGCTACCCTAGGCATGTGATAAGCCTGTTCTTCCGGCTGCTGTATCCATGGTACTGGCCTTCCTCTTGCTGGAACTTCGTGATGACCTGTGCCATGACTGTCTACTACTACATCCTAAACCTGCTCGTCTCAACCTGGGAGAGCCTGAGGCGGCCTAGTCACCGGAGAACGCACGAAGAGTGA
- the LOC101785132 gene encoding glutathione hydrolase 3: MAARGGLKGPLLGATGTVSQDLPHGRRSSRTWTALAIAAALLALAGVLMLFLSSSGRDAGAGAAAARRPKAVAAGARLRSRHEVESGVGAAAADDARCSEVGAAALRAGGHAVDAAVAAALCLGVVHPMSSGVGGGAFIVVRDAASGEAVAFDARETAPAAATPDMYAADPTTKYKGALAMGVPGELAGLHAAWSRYGRLPWRDLVAPAIRLARDGYEVVAYVARALKLSEADVLADPGLRAVFAPAGRVLAAGETCRNPALAEALERVAEEGAAAFYGGAVGEAFVRDVRAAGGIVTAGDLSGYRVEVSDAMRADAMGYTFLGMPPPSSGTVGMAMILNVLGGYKSLEFLKGFLGVHRLIEAIKHMLATRMDLGDPDFVNVTGDVAEMLSLPFADRIRQRIADNTTFPPGYYLPKWRQLDDHGTSHLCVVDSDRNAVAMTTTVNYYFGGKVLSPSTGIVLNNEMDDFSVPAVKLAPDHLPPAPANFIAPGKRPLSSMTPLIILKNGQLAGVVGGSGGTNIIATVTQVFLNHFIVGMDPLAAVQQPRVYHKLIPNVVTYEDETAVDGEVIALSDGAKAFLEQRGHRLRSTDSGAVCQFIVHQLAEPPASGGGVFRGRLTAVSDPRKDGSPAGL, encoded by the exons ATGGCCGCGCGTGGCGGCCTGAAGGGTCCTCTGCTCGGGGCCACCGGAACGGTCTCCCAGGACCTTCCCCATGGCCGCCGGAGCAGCCGGACGTGGACCGCGCTGGCCATcgccgcggcgctcctcgccctGGCCGGCGTCCTGATGCTGTTCCTGAGCTCCTCCGGCCGGGAcgctggcgccggcgctgctgctgcccgtCGTCCcaaggccgtcgccgccggcgcgcggttGCGGAGCCGGCACGAGGTGGAATCCGgggtgggcgcggcggcggcggacgacgcgCGGTGCTCGGaggtgggcgcggcggcgctgcgggcgGGCGGGCACGCGGTggacgccgccgtggccgccgcgctcTGCCTCGGCGTGGTGCACCCGATGTCGAGCGGCGTCGGCGGGGGCGCCTTCATCGTCGTCAGGGACGCCGCCTCCGGCGAGGCCGTTGCCTTCGACGCCAGGGagaccgcgccggccgcggccacgCCG GACATGTACGCGGCGGACCCGACGACGAAGTACAAGGGCGCGCTCGCCATGGGCGTCCCGGGGGAGCTCGCGGGCCTCCACGCGGCGTGGTCCCGGTACGGCCGGCTCCCCTGGCGGGACCTCGTCGCGCCGGcgatccgcctcgcccgcgacGGCTACGAGGTGGTGGCGTACGTGGCCCGCGCGCTCAAGCTCAGCGAGGCCGACGTACTCGCCGACCCCGGCCTGCGCGCCGTGTTCGCGCCGGCGGGGCGGGTGCTGGCGGCCGGCGAGACGTGCCGCAACCCGGCGCTGGCCGAGGCGCTGGAGCGCGTCGCCGAGGAGGGCGCCGCGGCGTTctacggcggcgccgtcggggaGGCGTTCGTCCGCGACGtcagggcggcgggcgggatcGTGACGGCGGGGGACCTGAGCGGGTACAGGGTGGAGGTGAGCGACGCCATGCGCGCCGACGCCATGGGGTACACCTTCCTCggcatgccgccgccgtcgagcggcaCTGTCGGGATGGCGATG ATACTGAACGTGTTGGGTGGGTACAAGTCGCTCGAGTTCTTGAAAGGGTTCCTCGGCGTCCACCGGCTCATCGAAGCGATCAAGCACATGCTGGCGACCCGGATGGACCTCGGCGACCCCGACTTCGTGAACGTGACCGGCGACGTCGCCGAGATGCTGTCGCTGCCGTTCGCCGACAGGATCCGGCAGAGGATCGCCGACAACACGACGTTCCCTCCCGGCTACTACCTCCCAAA GTGGAGGCAGCTGGATGACCACGGCACGAGCCACCTGTGCGTGGTGGACAGCGACCGGAACGCGGTGGcgatgacgacgacggtgaACTACTACTTCGGCGGCAAGGTCCTGTCGCCGTCGACGGGCATCGTGCTCAACAACGAGATGGACGACTTCTCCGTCCCCGCCGTGAAGCTCGCCCCTGACCATCTCCCACCGGCGCCGGCCAACTTCATCGCGCCGGGCAAACGGCCCCTGTCCTCCATGACACCACTGATCATTCTCAAG AACGGTCAGCTCGCCGGCGTcgtgggcggcagcggcggcacgaACATCATCGCCACGGTGACCCAGGTCTTCCTGAACCACTTCATCGTCGGCATGGATCctctcgccgccgtccagcagccCAGGGTCTACCACAAG CTGATCCCGAACGTGGTGACGTACGAGGACGAGACGGCGGTCGACGGCGAGGTGATCGCGCTGAGCGACGGGGCGAAGGCGTTCCTGGAGCAGAGGGGGCACCGGCTGCGGAGCACGgactcgggggctgtgtgccagtTCATCGTGCACCAGCTGGCGGAGCCGCccgcgtcgggcggcggcgtgtTCCGCGGGAGGCTCACCGCCGTCAGCGACCCCAGGAAGGACGGCAGCCCTGCGGGGTTGTGA
- the LOC101784339 gene encoding inner membrane protein ALBINO3, chloroplastic, translating into MAKALLSSSSSLLPALPRAGGAGAASLLPPLRLRRGGRRRAAACAVRAGLHGLDSLAGPHLQAALERAEAALYTLADAAVVAADAAAGGGDAGEAVTAVQKNGGWFGFISEALEVVLKVLKDGLSAVHVPYSYGFAIILLTIIVKAATLPLTKKQVESTLAMQNLQPQIKAIQQRYAGNQERIQLETARLYRQAGVNPLAGCFPTLATIPVWIGLYQALSNVANEGLLTEGFFWIPSLGGPTTIAARQSGAGISWLFPFVDGHPPLGWHDTICYLVLPVLLVASQFVSMEIMKPPQSDDPSQKTSLLVLKFLPFMIGYFSLSVPSGLSIYWFTNNVLSTAQQVWLRKMGGAKPAVSEGGSGIITAGRAKRSNAQPAGERFRELKEEENRRKLNKALAAGDSKASASTYDSDDEESDDETTEEGGPVEKASSTGSDKKLPSYSGKKGKRSKRKRMVQ; encoded by the exons ATGGCCAAGGCgctgctctcctcctcctcctccctgctccCCGCGCTGCCccgcgccggcggggccggcgccgcGAGCCTGCTCCCGCCGCTCCGGCTGCGGCGCGggggccgccggcgcgccgcggcgtGCGCGGTGAGGGCGGGCCTCCACGGGCTGGACTCGCTCGCGGGACCCCACCTCCAGGCCGCGCTGGAGCGCGCCGAGGCCGCGCTCTACAcgctcgccgacgccgcggtcgtcgcggccgacgcggcggcgggaggaggggacGCCGGGGAGGCGGTGACGGCGGTGCAGAAGAACGGCGGCTGGTTCGGCTTCATCTCCGAGGCCCTCGAGGTCGTGCTCAAG GTGCTCAAGGATGGTCTGTCAGCAGTCCATGTGCCGTACTCTTATGGGTTTGCAATCATTCTGCTGACCATCATTGTTAAGGCTGCGACGTTGCCTCTAACCAAAAAACAG GTGGAATCAACTCTGGCGATGCAGAATTTGCAGCCGCAGATTAAGGCAATCCAGCAGAGATATGCAGGCAACCAG GAAAGGATACAGCTAGAGACTGCTCGGTTATATAGGCAAGCTGGAGTCAACCCGTTAGCAG GATGTTTTCCAACATTGGCAACAATACCTGTCTGGATTGGTCTTTACCAAGCCCTTTCAAATGTAGCAAATGAG GGGCTGTTGACAGAAGGATTTTTCTGGATTCCATCATTGGGAGGCCCTACAACAATTGCAGCTCGGCAAAGTGGTGCTGGGATTTCATGGCTCTTCCCATTTGTG GACGGTCATCCTCCATTAGGTTGGCATGACACAATATGTTATCTTGTGTTGCCTGTGCTACTTGTTGCTTCTCAGTTTGTCTCTATGGAGATAATGAAGCCACCCCAG AGCGATGACCCATCACAGAAAACCAGCCTGCTCGTTTTGAAATTTCTTCCATTTATGATTGGATATTTCTCTTTATCAGTGCCATCAGGATTGTCCATTTATTG GTTTACAAACAATGTCCTCAGCACAGCCCAGCAGGTGTGGTTACGGAAAATGGGGGGAGCAAAGCCTGCAGTCAGTGAGGGAGGTAGCGGAATAATTACAGCGGGACGTGCAAAACGCTCTAATGCTCAACCAGCTGGGGAAAG GTTTAGGGAGctaaaagaagaagagaacagGAGAAAACTCAACAAAGCACTTGCTGCAGGAGATTCAAAAGCATCGGCATCAACGTATGACTCAGACGATGAAGAGTCAGATGATGAGACCACAGAGGAG GGAGGACCTGTGGAGAAAGCATCCAGTACTGGGAGTGACAAGAAACTTCCGAGTTACTCAGGGAAGAAGGGCAAAAGATCGAAAAGGAAGCGCATGGTGCAGTAA
- the LOC101783934 gene encoding uncharacterized protein LOC101783934, giving the protein MGEPLLTSLSMENSNSHPCTRLSMDPAGSHPASTGSSGGGGATNGVGSGGDREPFVIPLRESARPGAPDINLPLSADPSQPPPSWSLDAFEILDVTLGTHNYESEVVLTLPKSTGNGSATVGVGARKCAKRGDSIWGAWFFFNHYFRPALVEKPKGKVTRDASGCISGFDKSDLRLDVFLVQHDMENMYMWVFKERPDNALGKMQLRSFMNGHSKHGEPSFPFSADKGFARSHRMQRKHYRGLSNPQCLHGIEIVVSPNLSAVPEAELKRWAELTGRELNFSIPSEASDFESWRNLPSTDFELDRPHPPASKSAAHGSHSHKKGLNGSGLNLSTPPSSDDGMDLSPKCAKRRKDFFGHGVEEDCVMANNSCSDREQEVEAHTGEPSWMHEFTGVAKHASGPVTAAKTIYEDDEGYLIVVSMLFSDPHSVRVTWRNTLTHGIVKITCVSTARMPVIKRHDRTFKLTDPFPEHCPPGEFVREIPLATRIPEDAKIEAYYDETGTGLEIMVPKHRVGPEEHEVQVCMRPPHLGDNDLVLS; this is encoded by the coding sequence ATGGGGGAGCCCCTCCTCACCTCCCTCTCCATGGAGAACAGCAACAGCCACCCCTGCACGCGCCTCTCCATGGACCCTGCAGGCTCGCACCCGGCCTCCACTGGgtcctccggtggcggcggtgccacCAATGGGGTTGGTAGTGGTGGTGACAGGGAACCCTTCGTCATTCCTCTGCGTGAGTCGGCGCGCCCTGGTGCGCCAGACATCAACCTCCCGCTTTCTGCAGATCCCTCCCAGCCACCTCCATCGTGGAGCCTTGACGCGTTCGAGATACTTGATGTCACTCTTGGAACACATAACTATGAATCTGAGGTTGTGCTTACACTTCCAAAGTCGACTGGCAATGGCAGTGCCACTGTCGGTGTCGGCGCGAGGAAGTGTGCTAAGCGAGGAGACAGCATTTGGGGTGCATGGTTCTTCTTCAATCACTACTTCAGGCCTGCGCTTGTGGAGAAGCCAAAGGGCAAGGTGACACGAGACGCGTCCGGGTGCATCTCGGGCTTCGACAAGTCTGACCTCCGCCTCGATGTCTTCCTGGTGCAGCACGACATGGAGAACATGTACATGTGGGTTTTCAAGGAGCGGCCTGACAATGCCCTTGGCAAGATGCAGCTCCGGAGTTTCATGAATGGGCATTCCAAGCATGGGGAGCCCTCTTTCCCATTCAGTGCTGACAAGGGCTTTGCAAGGTCACACCGCATGCAGAGAAAGCATTACCGAGGGCTGTCAAACCCGCAGTGCCTTCATGGGATTGAAATTGTGGTCTCACCAAATTTATCAGCAGTTCCTGAAGCCGAATTGAAGAGGTGGGCTGAACTTACAGGCAGGGAACTTAATTTCTCAATACCATCTGAAGCCAGTGACTTTGAGTCATGGAGGAATCTTCCGAGCACTGATTTTGAACTTGACAGGCCACATCCACCGGCATCAAAGAGTGCCGCACATGGATCTCATAGTCACAAGAAGGGACTGAATGGTTCAGGTCTCAACCTATCAACTCCACCATCATCAGATGATGGGATGGACCTTTCACCCAAATGTGCCAAACGGCGCAAGGATTTCTTTGGCCATGGTGTGGAGGAGGACTGTGTGATGGCAAACAATTCGTGTTCTGACAGAGAGCAAGAGGTAGAAGCTCATACTGGCGAGCCATCATGGATGCATGAGTTCACTGGTGTTGCAAAACATGCAAGCGGGCCTGTCACTGCTGCCAAGACGATatatgaggatgatgaaggTTACTTAATCGTGGTGAGCATGCTCTTCTCCGACCCACACAGTGTcagggtgacttggaggaacacGCTGACTCATGGCATTGTGAAGATAACATGCGTGAGCACCGCCCGTATGCCCGTTATCAAGAGGCATGACAGGACATTCAAGCTGACAGACCCTTTCCCCGAGCACTGCCCTCCCGGCGAGTTTGTGAGGGAGATACCTCTGGCCACCCGGATTCCAGAAGATGCAAAGATTGAGGCGTATTATGATGAGACAGGAACTGGACTAGAAATCATGGTTCCAAAGCACCGGGTTGGACCAGAGGAGCATGAAGTTCAGGTGTGCATGAGGCCCCCGCACCTTGGCGACAACGATCTTGTTTTATCATAG
- the LOC101786469 gene encoding short-chain dehydrogenase TIC 32, chloroplastic produces the protein MGILSLITGKAGASGFGSASTAEQVTDGVDASRLTVVITGGASGIGLETSRVFALRGAHVIIAARNTEAASEARKTIMEKNPMARIDVLKLDLSSLKSVRAFADQFNSMKLPLNILINNAGVMFCPFQLSKDGVEMQFATNHLGHFLLTNLLLDNMKATAKSTGIEGRIVNLSSVAHHHTYPKGIDFDKLNDEKIYNDKMAYGQSKLANLLHAKELSRRLKEEGANITVNSVHPGLIMTNLMRHSFVLMKVLQVATYILWKNVPQGAATTCYVGLNPQLRGVTGKYFADCNVEKTSKLSRNDELAKQLWDFSEELIKSAQ, from the exons ATGGGTATCCTCTCGCTCATCACCGGCAAGGCGGGCGCCAGCGGGTTCGGGTCGGCGTCCACGGCGGAGCAGGTCACCGACGGCGTCGACGCCAGCCGCCTCACCGTCGTCATCACAG GAGGAGCTAGTGGCATTGGTCTGGAGACATCAAGAGTCTTCGCCCTTAGAGGAGCCCATGTCATCATTGCCGCGAGAAACACTGAGGCTGCATCAGAAGCAAGGAAGACCATCATGGAGAAGAACCCAATGGCACGTATTGATGTTCTGAAGCTTGACCTCAGCTCCCTCAAGTCTGTCAGGGCTTTTGCTGACCAGTTCAACTCGATGAAACTTCCTCTGAACATCTTGAT AAATAACGCAGGTGTAATGTTCTGCCCTTTTCAACTGTCTAAAGATGGAGTTGAGATGCAATTCGCCACCAATCATCTCG GGCACTTTCTGCTTACCAATCTCCTCCTTGATAATATGAAAGCCACTGCCAAGTCTACGGGTATTGAGGGTCGCATTGTGAACTTGTCATCAGTTGCCCACCACCATACATACCCAAAGGGAATTGACTTCGACAAACTCAACGATGAGAAAAT ATACAATGATAAAATGGCTTACGGACAATCTAAGCTGGCAAACTTACTGCATGCGAAGGAGCTCTCTAGACGGCTCAAG GAAGAAGGAGCAAACATCACAGTTAACAGTGTTCATCCTGGATTGATCATGACCAATTTGATGAGGCACTCCTTTGTTCTCATGA AGGTGCTTCAAGTTGCAACTTACATTCTGTGGAAAAATGTGCCCCAG gGAGCAGCAACTACTTGTTATGTAGGACTGAACCCACAGCTGAGGGGAGTGACAGGAAAGTACTTTGCTGACTGCAACGTGGAGAAGACGAGCAAACTGTCGAGAAACGATGAGTTGGCAAAGCAACTCTGGGACTTCAGCGAGGAGCTGATCAAGTCTGCGCAATGA
- the LOC101757996 gene encoding uncharacterized protein LOC101757996 produces the protein MAFPFPSLGGFLARRPLLVYAATWTAVAVTAVAVAAFAPELAFVWAVGPGTPLSRACQGGDGFSVGLPLDGPPWDVVCVPAGMFGRAKPDVVVPLVFAVVVVTGAVWFTTAVGVWEDDDDHDEEPASPASVEHV, from the coding sequence ATGGCGTTCCCGTTCCCCTCCCTTGGCGGCTtcctcgcgcgccgcccgctGCTCGTGTACGCGGCCAcgtggacggcggtggcggtcacggccgtggccgtggcggcgTTCGCGCCGGAGCTCGCCTTCGTCTGGGCGGTCGGGCCCGGGACGCCGCTGTCCAGGGCGTGCCAGGGCGGCGACGGGTTCAGCGTCGGCCTGCCGCTCGACGGGCCGCCATGGGACGTCGTCTGCGTGCCCGCCGGCATGTTCGGCCGGGCCAAGCCCGACGTCGTCGTCCCGCTCGtcttcgccgtcgtcgtcgtcactgGAGCAGTCTGGTTCACCACGGCCGTCGGGGTGtgggaggatgatgatgatcacGACGAGGAGCCAGCGTCGCCGGCTTCTGTGGAGCATGTGTAG